GCGGATCGCCTCCGCCAATTCGCCAACCGAGACAATGAAGTCCTTCGCACGCGCCGTTCCGGCGATCGATTCCAGATAACCGAGATCGCCGCCGGCGCAAAAACCGCGTCCGCTGCCGCACAGAACCACGACACGCACAGCCGGGTCGACCGCCGCTTCACGCAGCGCCTGCCGCAATTCGGCGACCATCTCCTGGTTCAAGGCATTCAGCGAATCCGGCCGGTTTAGCGTCAGTCGCAAAATTCCATCCTGCTGTTGAACGATTACCGTTTTTTCCATCATCAAACGCCTCCGTTTAGCTGATATTTTGCTGCATCTTTGTTATATACTACTTCCCCTTCGATCAAAAATATCCTCTTGGCAAAGTGCAAATTAAAAGTCCTCCTCGTACATCTTTTGGCGGATCGAGCTTGTTAGCATTCTACGCGTTTTTTATTTTAAATCAATGTATAACGCTACTTGCTCTTGCAGAAGTTCCACTAATTGTTCATCCATAAACCGATATTCATCTGGTATCTGCAGGCAGATCAACTTTTTCTCCCGCAACGCATCCGCAAACTTTTCTTTTAGTCTACGCACGTGTTTCTTTTCCATTGCAAAGATGATGTCAGCCCAACCGATATGACCTGCAGTCACTTTAACTCGTGCCTGTTCTTCTGTCCCGGCCGAGCGTACACTATAAGCGCTCCGGCCAGAAAATATCTTTTCCGCAGTCAGGCTCCGCCACTTGTTGCGACTGCAAACAAATAAAATATTCTGCATGCGCCTTATCCTTTCTGCCGCATTATGCGATTTGAAAAAAACAGACGCGCCGCTCGGCCCGCCTGTTTTTCACTCACACTCTTATAAAAACGCGTCCGCCGCATCGTACTGCGGCTCGACGAGCATCTTTCCGTCGCTGCGGATATAACCCCATTTTCCTTTCACTTTAACGGCCGCCAAACCGTTATGAAAGTCGGAGAGTTCTTCAAAGTTGGCGTTGGCCAGGATGACGAATTCGCCGTTCTTGTCGATCGCGCCCCAAAAGGTCTTGTACTTCACGACCGCGATATCCTCGCTGAACGGTCTTGCTTCATCAAATTTCCCTTTGATCGCGAGATTGCCGCTGCGATTGATAAAGCCCCATTGCTCACCCAGTTTCACGGCAGCCAGACCGCAACTGAAATCCGTGCCTGCAGTAAAGAGCAGCCTAGTCAACGGTTTGTTATTCTTATCCATGTAATTCCATTTGTCATCTTTTTTCGCCACAACGACCTCGTCGCTAAATTCGCCTAAGAACTCATATTCGGCCGGAATCACCCATTCTCCCTTGCGATTCACATAGCCTTGCTTGTCCTTAACGTTAACCAGCGAAAGATCGTTCTTAAACTCCGCCACGTGGTCATACTGGGTCGGAATCACCGCTTTTCCCGTCCGATCGAGAAAACCTCGTTTGATATTCAGATCGGTCAACTCATTGCTGTTTACACGGTATACGCCAGCCGAAGCCGCCAGCGCCATCGTAAATACGCCGCCCCAAGAAGTGCTCCTTACTTCTTGGCGCACTTCCGCCAGACCATTGTCAAACGGGTATACGTGATCATAGTCCGCGACAAATGCGACTGCGCCGCGCGGATCAATATACTTGTACTTGCCGTCTTCTTTTATGATCGCCAAACCTTGTTTGAAGCCATATTCATAGTTGTTGAATTTTTCTTCGATGGCCAGTTTGCCTTTTTTATCGATGAA
The Azotosporobacter soli DNA segment above includes these coding regions:
- a CDS encoding WG repeat-containing protein encodes the protein MKSQIKTRMIIGALTLLTTAWSHTAYGAEEAAKEVLPVSMSAPAASEQTPVAPEAAINTPASTVDANGKSEVSTPVTPVVTAPAPVFGKVKKDGKFGYIGQNGAVVLPTDFSELEWNDKETLIVKQKGKYGLFDQNGKSRIAAQFDSLERLQDGLVVVKLDGKKGVYNQAGKVVLPVEFKEILAAQEGMLAAKTDKGWNYYSAANAALVAGPFEEAYKFSEGLAVVKKEDRYGYVDLQGKLVIPCTYKWANGFSEGLAAVRSKDKIGFIDKKGKLAIEEKFNNYEYGFKQGLAIIKEDGKYKYIDPRGAVAFVADYDHVYPFDNGLAEVRQEVRSTSWGGVFTMALAASAGVYRVNSNELTDLNIKRGFLDRTGKAVIPTQYDHVAEFKNDLSLVNVKDKQGYVNRKGEWVIPAEYEFLGEFSDEVVVAKKDDKWNYMDKNNKPLTRLLFTAGTDFSCGLAAVKLGEQWGFINRSGNLAIKGKFDEARPFSEDIAVVKYKTFWGAIDKNGEFVILANANFEELSDFHNGLAAVKVKGKWGYIRSDGKMLVEPQYDAADAFL
- a CDS encoding protein tyrosine phosphatase translates to MQNILFVCSRNKWRSLTAEKIFSGRSAYSVRSAGTEEQARVKVTAGHIGWADIIFAMEKKHVRRLKEKFADALREKKLICLQIPDEYRFMDEQLVELLQEQVALYIDLK